The genomic window CTCTGCAGCTTACAGTGGACACATTAACAAGAACTCAAACCTAGAAAAGCATAAGCCCTACAGTCGCAGGAAGGCAGTAATGTGGCATACAAACCTTTACTTATTCTGATTTCGAATTCGGAGACACCTCCTTTTCAGTGGTGGCTCCAGATCTTCTGGCCCCGTGCTGAGGATTGGTGTCGGGACAATGCACGGTGCTAGAGCAGTCTTTTCTGCTGGTTTTGGCACAGGCTGGATCACACAGCCTGTCTTGGGTAACATCCGCAAAGCGTACGCGTGGTCCTCATCTGCCGGGTGGTTCAGGTTTGGATCTTGCTTGTCCCCGCTGGCTGGGTGCTCTTCCCCAGTGATCCTTTTGGCAGCCTCTGTGTCAAGGGGGCAGTTAGAAGTGCAGTTGTTCTCCTTCACGGATTCAGACTCGCTCACGGCTGGCTCTTCTTGTGACTGGGGCTTCTTCTGCTCTTGAGATGGCTCAGCGCTCTTGGAGCCCTCTGTGCTTTTTGTGCCGTTCACAATGACATTGCAAGCTGCTGCGCTGGTTTCAAGTCCTGGCGTGCTGGAGGGAAGTGAAACAGGCCCACCACAGTAGGCTGGGTCACTGCAAGGCAAGGTTTTTGCTTCTGCCGGACTATGATTGTCCCTGAAGTTGCTGCAGTTTCTTTTGTCTGAACTACAAAAAGCCAAATTTACAACACTGTTAGGTTCCCGTTCAACTTTAATTTCAGCATGTAAAGCCCGATGGATGACGTTGTGCAGTCGGGACCGATGGGCTACAGTTAGGTCTATGACTCCATCCTGTGCAGCCTGCAGCACACTGGAGAATCCACATTTACTGTTCACTGGACTACTTGGTCTGAGAGTCAAATCAACAACTTCCCCTTTTCTGTGCTCCTGAAGCACCGGTGCCTGGTTCAAAGACTTTCCTGAGCAGCTGGATGGAGACTCTGACGGCTTAGAAGACCCTTGCTTGGAATCCCTGGGGGACAGAGAGTTACTTGTTTGCTTGGCCGCAGTTGTGTCATTGGAGGTGCTTGGAATGATGTTCTCACCATTGCTGGAGAAGCCATTGGGTGGCTTTGAGTCCATGACATGAGGGATAGGGATAGGAATAGGGATGGGTACGGGTAGTGGAACAATGACGGGGTATGGCACTAAAAGGGTTGGGGGTGGCACCAACGGAGCTAGTGATGGTAATCCAAAATTTACCATCTGTGGCATATGCATAGGGCCATTTGGCATCATGCCCactggagggaagggaagaccaGGTAAAGGAGCCCCAGGAGGGTGTGGCGGTAGCAGCCCCGGGGGATTCCCAGGCATAGTTGGTGTGGTTGGTGGATGGATATGAGGCGATAGCATTGGCCTATGCATAGGACTGGAAGCAGGACCCATACCTCTGGGACCACCAGGTGGCGGACCAATCCCTGGAATCATTGGATTGGACAAAGGGCTGTTAGGATTGGAGCCGTGTGGCCCTCGAATGAATGGTGGTCGTATTTGCTGCATAATCTGCTGTTCCATGAAGATAGGAAGGGGGACTGGGCCACGATTCGTCATCACCATGGGAGGACTCCGCGGGGGAACACCCATGGGAGGCACGAGGCTGGGAGGCGGTGGGATAGACACTGGTGGAACATTTGGGCTCTCGCTGATAGGAATGGATTTGGGGATCGGTGTCGGGATTTTAGTAGCAGAACAAATGATAGGGTCAGACGGAGAGGCCGTGGCAGATGACGAAAATCCAGGACCTTGGTTTTGGCCAGCTGCAGACACCGGGGAGGGGATCTTTCTCCGAACATCTGCCAGGGGTAAGTTCCAGGAATCTGGGGTCAGCAGCTGTACCCCTGTGGCTTCCACTTTGCTTTCCATCAGAGGGTGGATGGTGCTGCACAGTCCAACCGGAAGATTGGCCTGAGTTTCTTTGTAGAAAATATCCATTTTGTATTGGTTGAGACATTTTGCACTGCAGAACTGAAGCCTTCGTTCCCCGTCCCCAAAATCCAGGTATTCTTTTGTGTGCCTTATGTGCTTACACCAGTCACATACCTAGAACACAGCAACAAAATCAAAAGAGGTAAGAAATGTGATCTTCCTTCAAAACCCCCGCCCCCCTCTGCTTAACCTGCTGCAATCAACCTTTCATAACCTATCTGCTTTTTAAACACCCCATTCTAGCCTAATAATGGTGAAATTAATGTAGAAACGCTTGTGAAATGGGTCATACTGGCTTCTGTTTCAAGGAGCATCTTACAGCACTGTTATATAAGTTATTTTTCAGTGTAACTAATAACAGGAACTTGTTGCATTAGAGAAAAGTAACTTAAAATAAACAAGTACAACAAGTTACAGTTACTATTTGAGGTACCTCagaggattttagagagtgctgggaggTGCAGGCTGTTGTGGGTAGCAAACTACCAATGACATAGGCaaatgcaggagggaggttctggagactAAATTTAGGATTTTCGGTAAGAAACTGatatccagaaccttcagggctGCATTCTCAGACCATGCTTCCTATTCCACaagcaggaccccccccccccccccccccccccgaggcaggctgagctccggggtctcaatgcgtggatgaaatgatggtgccgggaagagggttttagatttgttaggaactggggaacattctgaaaAGGGGAACCTCTGCCGACGGGCTGGACCTCaacttaaccaaggtggaacctggctactggtgctaacatttaaaaagaaggtGGCATAGAAATGTTTCTTCATCTTGACCAAGTGGATGGCAGAATACACctactgctatactcttacccatcacacatggaatttctatccctaAATATTCCACACatcattttgtttactggagaACCTTTATCCTCATTGATTCCATGCCATGCTTTACATATAATGCCAACCTGCCACCCAGCCCAAACAGATCCTCTGATCTTTGCCTTTTCAGTATCATCCTCAACTTTCTATACTTTGAACACTGCTTTAAACAAAATTGATTTAACAGCCATGTGAAATGCCAGCAAATCAGTCATTACTCTTACttccttgggcaaatcactcCACAATCTACAGCTcacagacaaaagagaagtcagtTTTACAGATGGCCTTTTGAGCTGAGCTGATGGTAAGGAATGAGTGATCCTCAAAGATTCATATGAATCTTTCTGTCTCATTCAAATGAACTAGAGCAAGCCCAtggaaatctttaaaaaataaaaccaacaatTTAAAACGGGCTCAGGTCaaaatgggaagccagtgcaaggCCATTGAAGCTACAGTAATACGTGCAGTTTGCTGTACTGCCATGAGCAGGTGTGCAACACAATTTTGAAcaactttttttaatttattctgatTTTTGGTATTCTAAAGCAGATTACCTTCAGGTATTTAagcatttccctgtcctcagagggcttacaatctaaggctgTACCTGAAGcacagaggataaagtgacttgcccaaggtcacaaggaacagttgtgggatttgaaccctggtttgtagcctggtgctctaaccactaggctgctcctccacttgtTAAAACAGTCTCTTGAGGGATCCTGAATACAGGGCATCACAGTTATCTATTATGCACAAAACTAGAGCTTGCACGATGATTCTAAAATTCTTTGCCACTAAACAGTTTTGGATATGTCAACTCGCAAAGAGAGAAATGGCTACTTTGAATCACAGAAAACACCTGTGCTTCCAGATTCAGAAACAAATCAATACCAGTGACCACAGACAAACATCTTCTAAGTTTAGAAAATCGCCACCACACAACTTAACTACTGGCATTCCATGGGCAAAAGATGGTCTTCTCACCCACAGTAGCTCTTAGATAGAttaattttaagtttatttatctATAACTAGGTAACAATGCTCTCCAGTCCCTGATTCAACCTCTTCATTTCTCTGTGATGACCCTATAGGAGAAAGATTTGTGTATCACTAGCATAAATAAAGGCCGCCAGACCAAGAGCTGTAATAATCTTTGCCAGATGCAGCAGCTACATTTTGAAAAGTACTGCAGACAATAGTGCTCCTTGCAGAAACCCAAATGAGATTTGCATTGGGGTATAAAAGGAAGACCCTGCCAGGACTTGTTGCTTCCTATTTTCAATGAAGGTCCGGAATCAATCCAGTCAAGTTCTTATAATCCCAAATAACTGAAGTTTAGCTACCAAGATGGAATGATCCaatgtgtcaaaagctgcagtgACATCCAACAGGACAACAACAATATCCCAACTTCTATCTAAACAATGATCCAAATGGGCCACCAATGTTGTTTCTGTACCATGGTTtgagttcctaacaaacctaaagtcatctgagactccggagctctgcctgcctctgggtcctgcgaatggaacagggaacatttctgagacTGCAACCCTggtggttctggatttcaatttcctaccctTCATCTCTGGATAATTCTCAGCTGGTCCAGTAAAAGATGTCACAGCCTGGAGAGGGTCCAGCTTGCTATGGGACCAACACAGCTACCAGCATTCTACAGTGCAGAATATTTATGTCCCTGTATAGTTCCTCTTCTCACATTGGTTGCACTGGTCAGAGAAGTAGTCTAGTGGTTACAGCaatgaaccagggttcaaatcctatgtcCCCTGCTAACAcaccttggacaagtcatttagtgcagttagtgtagttgggtttaaaaaaggattggataagttaggagaagtccattacttgctattaattaagttgacttcgaaaatagccactgctattactagcaacagtaacatgggatagacttagtttttgggtacttgccaggttgttatggcctggattggccactgttggagacaggatgctgggcttgatggacccttggtctgacccagtatggcatgttcttatgtacccacTCAGAATATAAGCTCTGTGGGTCAGAGCAttatttgaaaagccaggttAAAAATCCCAAATGAAAACTGAACACTCCTCCTGTCACTCtaaagaagagaaagaaatagaGAGATTCAGTTTTTCCATGACCACATAGTTTACCAAACTTTCTGAAGTTACTGTTCCTTAAAGAGAGACCAAGACAAAAATCCTCTCTGGCTGATTCTCTCTATTTCCTTGTCTTCTTTAGAGTGACAGGAGGAGTGTTCAGTTTTCATTTGGGATTTTTAACCTGGCTTTTCATGAGATTCCACTGATGCCAGGAAGATTTTTATGGTCTATTCCCCAGCCCTTTAAGTTAGGGCTGGGGAACCTGTTATGTCCTGAAAGGATTTTTCCCTCCCAGTTGCGTGTCAGTAGACACCAAAGTTCACACTACTCATTCCAAGCTTCAAACTCCTTTATTTCAGAGAAATTATTGTGATTTCATTAACACATTAATTTTGCAACGCCATCAGCTCTCACAGATGGCAAGGACATGATCTACAATTCAAATATGATTCTTGTTTGCACAAATGCTCCTTCCTCATATGGGATTTTAAACAAGAATTAATAGGAGAAATCTTGCCACAGCTATAAACAGATAAACAGAtgtcaggtattttttttttagggaggggggTTCATTTGTTATTTAGGTGCTTTTACTTATCCATCTGCATAAAGCAATAGTGGAAAGAACTTTTCTAAAATGTTCTCGAGTAACAAGAAATGCAATACCGAAAAGTACATCACCTGGGAATTACCTACACCCTTAGGCAGGGGTCCAGAGATGGTAATCCAGCCCATGTTTTCCCTGTACCCATCTCCATCTGCCAAGCACCTAGCATGGCAAACAGACCTCGAACTTCTAATTACTTCCGGTCCCAATAGTTCAAGCCTCACACTCTGGTTACCAACCTCCTTGTCCCCCTTTGTGATTTCCCACCACACGCTCTGTTTACTAGGCCAGTATGTCCTGGCCCTCGGCCCCAGCTCCAGACTGCAGGACCCAGGATAATTGACATGTTTATGTTTAGATTTTTAGGGCAGAATCTGGATATTTATGTAACTTGCTCATACCATCCTTGACCCAAGGCTTCAGGTAACCAAAGCTTGAAGGTTTGAACTTTAGACCTACCTGGACTTATTTAAAATCTGGccggttaagtttaaagttatctgggtacaggtagctgaataactttaataagggatattcagcgagatgtttattttattttatttatttacagcttttttataccgacattcgtgggtacatcatatcggtttacaatgaactaagagaaatactagactatcaatcacacaattacacacatgctctctctctctcttatacacccaggctcttaatcatacatacacatgttctcacacagacaggctctcagtcacacacaggttctcaaccacacacttacatacatgctgacacacacacacacacgcaatctGAAACACATATGCTCGCTCACTCACTTGCTCTCCCCACCAAACAACTAgtggcagcaacagcctcctttatcctactgaatatccaaaacaagttatccagcttacTTTAGGCCAGATAACTTGTGCACTAACTAGCCTAACTGAATATTGGCGTCACAGCCTCTGAGCAGCAACCCCACTCTCCTCAAATCCCCACCCTGCAATCTCTGATATAAATCCCTTCCTCTGTTGTCTTTGATACATTTATGCCACAAGATCGCTATATAAATGTCATGCAACTATCACAACTCCAATTCTGAGAATTCCCAGAATTAGCTGAAGCTGGTCACTTGGGATTGATTTACAAAAATGTAACCTCTGTTAGCAGATTACACCTCTGGCCAGCTAAATATACACTAATACACAAAATGGACAAATCTAGCTGGGCCAAAAATGGGCAGCGCCAGCAGCATTCCTGGGCAGGCTTATGATTTAGTTGCTATTTTATCCACTGAACACATCTTTGAAACTTGACTCCTATATGTCAAgagcatttatattttttttggccTAGCAAACACTTTCATTCAAGAAGTACCCTTTGCTATCAGTCTACCTGTCCCCTCCTGTCaagtcctcagccaggggctaCAGATGTCAGAAATGCTGCACGTGCAacctgagtctggccactagatgtcactgctgAGCTGCACTTcaacagcagccctgcagatgcaAGAACCCAAATCTGGGCGTTTCACTTGGCTCTCGATATGGGGTTTTTTCCCTTTTGCTCGCCAGAaatctctcccctccttccctgacCCCCAGATGGCACAAGTAGTGCTGGTGGTGCCACTATATGAAGCGGATGTGTTGGAAATGGCCAGCTTCAGACATCTCCGCCTGTGCTATGGAGTCCAGGTCTGCCAAAGCCGCACTGTTTCAAGTCAGAATCCTAGGGTTCTCCGGAGCAGAGCCTCACCATCTCTCTCCTTGGGCTAGATGCATTCAGACTGGGTCTGATGGTTTCACTAAGGCAGATGAAGAGCTGTGCTTGCGGAAAGAGGCAGATCGCCATTAGCAGCGCTCTCCGTTATCATCAAGAGTTAACTCTTTTTTTCGGTgcatgagtaaagaaaatgtgtgctcaAATTTTGTTCAAATGTGTACTCACATCGGCCCAAATCTCTCGGACGCTGGCCACCAAATGGTTTGGGGTTCCAGAATCATTCACTTCTGGGTCATTCCTTCAAATCTAGTTCAGGTTCTGCCACTAAATGCCATCTGTGGCAGTAGTTTTAGTAGCGTTGCCAATAGCACAGGCCGAGAGACTGAATTATCCTCTCTCACTTACAAATGGCTGCCCTGCTTATGTTGCACCTGTTGCTGCTATCTggactgtacctgttctgtggtagggcattgtgtgtgtgaaagagggaagtGATAATGCTTGTGCTGAATCTATTGACAGTGTGCATGGGTGTGCAATGGAAGTTTGCACTGCTGTTGCCTGTTCTGTGTTGGTGGAgcattgtgtgtatgtgtctagCTGTGCGAGGgaagtttgcactgctgctgcttgtgctatACCTGTTCTGTAGTAGTGCAGCAGTGTGTGTAAGTGTCTAGGTGTGCgaggggaagcttgcactgctgctgcccatgctgtgcCTATGCGTTGGTAGTGGGGcagtgtgtctgtgagtgtgtgcgaggaaagcttgtactgctgctgcccgtACTGTACTTGTTCTTTGGTagcagggcagtgtgtgtgtctatgtatgagGGAAGCTTTCACTGCTGCCCGTGCTGTGCCTATGCTGTGGTAGTGGggcagtgtgtctgtgtgtgtaaggaAAGCTTGCACATGCTGTGCGTGTTCTGTGATAGcgggcagtgtgtgtatgtgtgagagggggtAGCTTGCACAGCTGCTACCTGTATAAATCTTTTTCTGCTAATAAATAGAGAATATCAATCTCCAGCAGAAGGTGCCTGCCTTATGCAGTTAGTACCTCTGCATTCCCCCAGAAGCGCTCTACTTGTCACCAGATGTCTCCAACTTagtttacaaaaaacatggaaatggAGGCTTCTAAGAGCTTGAGAGCTGGAGCCTGGGTGAAGGCAGAACTGCTTACAAGTCTAAAATTTGGGATTACTGCACCCATCTTTCTGTGTGTCACAATGCATCCGGTGTATGCTGTCTGTTCTTTTAAAACTAAAGTGCCACTGTAAAACGCTTTGCAAACTTTAGCAGCCACTTCAGGGGTTAAGAGGGGTGCTGTGCAAAAGAGCTGGGGATTTATGGCACCCATACGTGTGTGCCATACCGGGCCGGGATCTCCAGAAGCACCTGAAAAAGGATGTGTCAGGAGATGCAGAGCCATGCCCGACAGAGCCCTGCATgcaaaggggtgaattttcaaaagttgcacaggTAAAAAAATAGCACTTATGCATATAAAGCAGCATATAGTTGAGTATTAACTATTTTAGAAACTtcaacatacatacacaaaccaGGGTCCGTGAATAAATTTGCATGcgtaaaaaggggggggggggggcagggccatTCTGGAAAGTGGCCAagatttacatgagtaagttgctatttaattagcaatttatgcatgtaaatgtggcaccttacttgcatatatttactctgGCTCAAAATCTGGAATAAGCAGAGATAGTGGAATGCCTGTTGACTGAGGGGGAGCAAGCAAAGCTCCACCCCCAACTCCACTGCAAGCTCTACCCACATTCCcactgcaatttatttattttttttacattacttTTACAGTTAATGTCGTTCTATCTTATATACATTCTTCGCATACATCATAAGAGTAGAATtcgggggtggccaactccgctcctcgagagtcacaaacaggccaggttttcaggatatgcacgagataaatttgcatgcactacctcctttgtatgcaaatctcatgcatatttactctggatattctgaaaaccaggtctgtttgtggctctcaagaacTGGACTTGGCCACTGCAGGTATAATCAATTCCCAGACCAATTAagtgcttgatgctagaaaactgaagacagtggtaaaggagaaacgACTAAagcagcattactaatagaaatgtcaACACTAAGTGACTATTTGTGATCATAGACCATccccccccaacatacacacaGGCCTCTAGCAATGGGGGCAAAGCAGGATATATTCCCCTATAATTCACCATAGAAAAACATTCTGGAGTCATCTAAGTAAcaaaaccaataattaaaaattcaaaacttttaatatttcccccccaaaacaaaaaaaacatgtaggtttgtgaggcaagacttcccagcATGGGttcacccaagggaagtcttgcctcacaaatctcctacattttttttgaaggggtgaatcaacatgtggacaaaggtgaaccggtagatgcagtgtatttggattttcagaaggcattcgacaaagtccctcatgagaggcttctaagaaaactaaaaagtcatgggacaggaggcgatgtccttttgtggattgcaaactggttaaaagacaggaaacagagtaggattaaaagatCTGTTTTCAGGGTGAaaaagggtgaacagtggagtgcctcagggatctgtactaggcccaggtgctttttaatatctttataaatgatctggaaaggggtatgacgagtgaggtgatcaaatttgcagatgacataaaattatgcagaatagttaaatctcaaggagattgtgataaattgcaggaggaccttgtgagactggaagattgggcatctaaatggcagatgaaatttaacgtggacaagtgcaaggtaatgcatataggaaaaaataacccttgctgtagttacacaatgttagattccatcttgggagttaccacccaggaaagagatctaggcatcatagtggataatacattgaaactgtcggctcagtgtgctgtggtggtcaaaaaggcaaacaggaCTTCTGGGTATGCCGTGAACTTGAAGGACGTACGCCAGCCACGCTCCCACTACTATCTGCATTTTTTGCCTATTTCTCGCAAACATCCAGCTTTCTAATTTCATCATGCCTCCAgtaaaagggaaagggaagggatctATACCTGCATTGTGGGCCAACAAGGACACTAAAACCAGAATGGAGGATTGTAATCTTTTGGCTTGTTTGACTAATTTGCAGCAAAGCGGCGACACTATGGCGGAGGTGGACTCGGGCTTGGAGGAAGATTTTACAGCTATTCCCTCTGGGCTGCAAGTGAGATCGGAGCAGCTTCAAGACCTGCTGGAACAATTCACAGAACGAATTTCTAACAAATTGGACtattatatgtgtgtgattgtggAAAAGCCTCGTCCAGAGTGGGAAGGAACACTCTGAGCACCTGGAAGTTCAAGATGGCCGTATTGCCGATCTGGAAATGGCGACTGCAGCTAAAGTTGAAAAACTGGATAAGAACTATATGGCCGTTCTGGAAAAGCTAGATGATCTTGAGAATCACTCGAGGAGATGTAATATTCGCATCTTAGGTGTACCAGAGCGAGCTGAAGGTAACGATGCTGTGGAATCTTTTTCTAAATGGTTACCAGATACCTTGAAGTTGCAGCTAAGAAGCAAAAAGTTAAAATTGGACCAGGCGCAAGGAGGTCAACTGCGAGTAGTAGTAATCCGCTTGCACAATTTTACAGACAAGCAGTTAGTTCTCAATGCTGCTTGCAAAATGAAGAAACTTGAGTTTCAAGATAATCGCATCCTGATCTCTCTAGATTTCTCGCCCGACTTACAGTGTAAAACAACAGCAATTTCTAGCAGTGAAGAAAGAATTACAAACTTTGAATGTCAGATATGCTTTACTATATCCTGCCAAACTGCGAGTTTTTTATATCAGAGGATCTGCAATCCTGGACAATGTGCCTGCAGTTACCCAATGGATTAAAGAGTACCGAGATGGTCATCAACGGGACACATAACTTAACCACCTGGGCAACAAATACACTGATaaacattttctctgttttttgGCTATTTAGCGGGAGTTGTGGCTGGGGACTCTCATGGACCTTTTCTTTGTTCGTGCATGGCGGAAGTTGCCTAGATGGGTGCCCTGCATTATCTCTATTGCTCTTGTGGTCCAATTTTTATTCCTCAACTACTATTATTTCACAGCAATACGAGTCGTAGTTTTTCCGGCCACAGTACCAGCGGCGTATTTCATATTTGACCCCTCTTTGTGTTTTCATGTTCACATGCAGGGCTTATACTTTGATACGAACATGGATAGTGGGGGTGTGCTGTTttgggggactttttttttttacctcattgtttttgtttttaccgTGCTGCACGgcttctctctttttcctttttggtgTTTTTTATTAGTGACCTCCACTCCACATAACTTTATTTTTTATCCCTACTACAAGGTTTTTGGACTCTTTGATTGGACTTCCTTTTCAGACAGacttcagctcctggctcctctttaCTGGTGGCGGTAggctgccagctccgacctcgggttccttccagtgcctccggccctgccatgctacccagtgttgccagccaagatgtccctgttcgtcgggcctctcccattggcccacagagagacgccgccatcagcGCTGAGCgcatcattgattcttttaaaggacccgcggcgggaacttggccgcagacccggatgctgacgtcagactcttcagtgtataaaatGAGATTGCTCCTTCTGTTGCCGGCAGAAATTTTGAGAGGACCATGGCCtctgcagacccccccccccccccattctgatGTCTATGGGAGTAAGTTATcataaatgtcttaaaagtgaaaaaatgactggggaAATCTGGAAGAAATGGGGaagcttcaggctgaagagccaggaaggtctTCATGAGCTGTAGATGGACTGGGCGAACTAGTAGACTAATTGGTTAGTTCATTGtcatgcgcatgttagaaaatcccctgacttatgcatgtaaaagctgacttatggAGGTAAATGTGTCTAAATCATGTGTAAAATCTACTCACGTATCCCTTCAAAATTTGAAGTAAATATACACCTGCATATCATTTGCgcacatttatctggctaaattacaacttatccagctaagtagcaccttacTGCTACTTAGACGGGCAAGTttggagttatccagataagtaataGCACTTATTGGTATAAGTTCTAATTTTTTAGACTAATCCAGTTAAGTAAGGCAgctagataagtctaaaaagcgcTACTTATCAAGCTATCTGACTTAATCAGATAAGTGGCATTTTAAGGCTTATCAGTCTAAGTAGTGCTTCTTAAGACTTACTGTATATGGCTAAGGCAGCTACGTAGCTGGTTAaaattggaacttatctggataagtgccactacttattcAGATAACTCCGAACTTGAGTGGTGTGCAGGTTTGGCACATGAGAGCATATTTGTGCATCTCGTTTCCAcccaagttataaaataatgtaGCAGCTTAGCCCGTACCCATGAACATGAACATATGGGCACGCACGcacagctttgaaagttatcctcttacaGCCAAGCAAGCCTCTGGGGAAGGGAAGACGTTCTCACGCAGCCTTCCTCATTGCTAAGTATGCGCAGTCGTGGCTGATTTTTAAAGAGGGAGTAACTTGAAACAATTTTCGCTTTAAACTTCAGCACGCGGACAGTCTATGTGC from Rhinatrema bivittatum chromosome 3, aRhiBiv1.1, whole genome shotgun sequence includes these protein-coding regions:
- the SOBP gene encoding sine oculis-binding protein homolog isoform X1; the encoded protein is MEKEGRPPESKRSRKPAHPVKREINEELKNFAESTMNELLGWYGYDKVELKDGEDIEIKNYPVEGESRQHISVLKENSLPKPRVPEESVISPYNSSLSYSGLSTGNGLADLPAGSKEHGNMPIIVPLIPPPFIKPPAGSRKTRMSVHDCEDDVSNVQIMCAWCQKLGIKRYSLSMGSEVKSFCSEKCFAACRRAYFKRNKASDEDGHGETFPQQHYAKETPRLTFKNNCELLVCDWCKHIRHTKEYLDFGDGERRLQFCSAKCLNQYKMDIFYKETQANLPVGLCSTIHPLMESKVEATGVQLLTPDSWNLPLADVRRKIPSPVSAAGQNQGPGFSSSATASPSDPIICSATKIPTPIPKSIPISESPNVPPVSIPPPPSLVPPMGVPPRSPPMVMTNRGPVPLPIFMEQQIMQQIRPPFIRGPHGSNPNSPLSNPMIPGIGPPPGGPRGMGPASSPMHRPMLSPHIHPPTTPTMPGNPPGLLPPHPPGAPLPGLPFPPVGMMPNGPMHMPQMVNFGLPSLAPLVPPPTLLVPYPVIVPLPVPIPIPIPIPHVMDSKPPNGFSSNGENIIPSTSNDTTAAKQTSNSLSPRDSKQGSSKPSESPSSCSGKSLNQAPVLQEHRKGEVVDLTLRPSSPVNSKCGFSSVLQAAQDGVIDLTVAHRSRLHNVIHRALHAEIKVEREPNSVVNLAFCSSDKRNCSNFRDNHSPAEAKTLPCSDPAYCGGPVSLPSSTPGLETSAAACNVIVNGTKSTEGSKSAEPSQEQKKPQSQEEPAVSESESVKENNCTSNCPLDTEAAKRITGEEHPASGDKQDPNLNHPADEDHAYALRMLPKTGCVIQPVPKPAEKTALAPCIVPTPILSTGPEDLEPPLKRRCLRIRNQNK
- the SOBP gene encoding sine oculis-binding protein homolog isoform X2, producing MEKEGRPPESKRSRKPAHPVKREINEELKNFAESTMNELLGWYGYDKVELKDGEDIEIKNYPVEGESRQHISVLKENSLPKPRVPEESVISPYNSSLSYSGLSTGNGLADLPAGSKEHGNMPIIVPLIPPPFIKPPAEDDVSNVQIMCAWCQKLGIKRYSLSMGSEVKSFCSEKCFAACRRAYFKRNKASDEDGHGETFPQQHYAKETPRLTFKNNCELLVCDWCKHIRHTKEYLDFGDGERRLQFCSAKCLNQYKMDIFYKETQANLPVGLCSTIHPLMESKVEATGVQLLTPDSWNLPLADVRRKIPSPVSAAGQNQGPGFSSSATASPSDPIICSATKIPTPIPKSIPISESPNVPPVSIPPPPSLVPPMGVPPRSPPMVMTNRGPVPLPIFMEQQIMQQIRPPFIRGPHGSNPNSPLSNPMIPGIGPPPGGPRGMGPASSPMHRPMLSPHIHPPTTPTMPGNPPGLLPPHPPGAPLPGLPFPPVGMMPNGPMHMPQMVNFGLPSLAPLVPPPTLLVPYPVIVPLPVPIPIPIPIPHVMDSKPPNGFSSNGENIIPSTSNDTTAAKQTSNSLSPRDSKQGSSKPSESPSSCSGKSLNQAPVLQEHRKGEVVDLTLRPSSPVNSKCGFSSVLQAAQDGVIDLTVAHRSRLHNVIHRALHAEIKVEREPNSVVNLAFCSSDKRNCSNFRDNHSPAEAKTLPCSDPAYCGGPVSLPSSTPGLETSAAACNVIVNGTKSTEGSKSAEPSQEQKKPQSQEEPAVSESESVKENNCTSNCPLDTEAAKRITGEEHPASGDKQDPNLNHPADEDHAYALRMLPKTGCVIQPVPKPAEKTALAPCIVPTPILSTGPEDLEPPLKRRCLRIRNQNK